A single Crateriforma conspicua DNA region contains:
- a CDS encoding alkaline phosphatase, with product MTASTKSSLCIAFLAFALIAGWSTRPAAQPPAVADATKADETTPAEATSNESTDSPELSESSGDAVNDMQSSAIREQSAAWGHWGVDASKYSSWTNHSNRLIPVYTFGITLDSLRQEGSVYSDRERLEKLYGTVTPGTHQPSADYFDQTDVYRLQQQAIAAGKKNIVLFVFDGMDWQTTRAAALYKAGKVRYERGRGTGLSFQDYRGVETDYGLVVTSPRQSGATFDVDAQTVTGQKDITGGYDPQRGGHTPAMEQSRRSYLVGLERDREHTVTDSAASATSLCSGIKTYNGAIGVDAFGQAVESIAHQLQREKGFAIGMVTSVPVSHATPASAYANNVTRKDYQDISRDLLGLPSSFHRDAPNQGVDVLIGGGYGEGKGADKVQGSNFMPGNTYLHESDLRRSDVANGGRYVVAKRTKDRDGADVLNEAADQAVKGNHRLVGFFGGRGGHLPFQTADGDYKPTFDIRGTEKYSQADIQENPTLAEMATAALKVLQQDPDGFWLMIEAGDVDWANHANNLDNSIGAVLSGEAAFDAVVDWVEKNDAWQETAILLTADHGHYLVIEAPETIAAAGADKVGKSEK from the coding sequence ATGACAGCCTCGACGAAATCCAGCCTCTGCATCGCCTTCCTCGCGTTCGCCCTGATCGCCGGTTGGTCCACGCGACCTGCCGCCCAACCGCCCGCGGTCGCCGATGCGACGAAAGCCGACGAAACCACGCCGGCAGAAGCGACATCGAACGAATCGACGGATTCGCCCGAGCTTTCCGAATCGTCCGGCGACGCAGTCAACGATATGCAAAGCAGCGCGATTCGCGAGCAATCCGCTGCTTGGGGCCACTGGGGTGTCGACGCGTCCAAGTACAGCAGTTGGACAAATCACAGCAACCGTTTGATCCCTGTCTACACGTTCGGCATCACCCTGGATTCGCTTCGCCAAGAAGGCAGCGTGTACAGCGATCGCGAACGGCTGGAGAAGCTTTACGGTACGGTCACTCCGGGAACGCACCAACCGTCGGCCGACTATTTCGACCAGACCGACGTCTACCGATTGCAGCAACAAGCAATCGCGGCGGGAAAAAAGAACATCGTGCTGTTCGTCTTTGACGGGATGGATTGGCAAACCACTCGGGCCGCGGCCTTGTACAAGGCTGGCAAGGTCCGATACGAACGCGGACGCGGTACCGGCCTGTCGTTTCAAGACTACCGCGGCGTCGAAACCGACTATGGCTTGGTCGTGACCAGCCCACGCCAATCCGGGGCGACCTTTGACGTCGACGCTCAAACGGTGACCGGACAAAAAGACATCACCGGTGGGTACGACCCACAGCGTGGTGGCCACACTCCGGCGATGGAACAAAGCCGACGCAGTTACCTGGTCGGTCTGGAACGAGATCGCGAACACACCGTGACCGACTCCGCCGCCTCAGCGACCAGTCTGTGTAGCGGCATCAAGACCTATAACGGTGCGATCGGCGTCGATGCTTTCGGCCAGGCCGTCGAATCAATCGCCCATCAGTTGCAGCGGGAAAAAGGGTTCGCCATCGGAATGGTCACCAGTGTGCCGGTCAGCCACGCAACGCCCGCCAGCGCATACGCCAACAATGTGACACGAAAAGATTATCAAGACATCAGCCGCGACCTGCTGGGCTTGCCATCGTCGTTTCATCGCGATGCGCCCAATCAGGGCGTCGACGTGCTGATCGGCGGCGGCTACGGCGAGGGCAAAGGTGCCGACAAGGTCCAGGGCAGTAATTTCATGCCCGGAAATACTTATCTGCACGAAAGTGATCTGCGCCGCAGCGACGTTGCCAACGGCGGGCGTTACGTGGTCGCCAAACGGACAAAGGACCGTGATGGGGCGGATGTGCTAAACGAAGCAGCCGATCAAGCCGTCAAAGGCAACCATCGCTTGGTCGGATTCTTTGGCGGCCGCGGTGGTCATCTGCCGTTCCAAACCGCCGACGGTGATTACAAGCCGACCTTTGATATCCGTGGCACCGAGAAATACAGCCAAGCTGACATCCAGGAAAACCCGACGCTGGCCGAAATGGCGACCGCAGCCCTGAAGGTCCTGCAGCAAGATCCCGACGGATTTTGGCTGATGATCGAAGCGGGCGACGTCGATTGGGCCAACCACGCGAACAACCTGGACAACAGCATCGGCGCGGTGCTCAGCGGTGAAGCCGCCTTTGACGCCGTGGTCGACTGGGTGGAAAAGAATGACGCTTGGCAGGAAACCGCGATTCTGCTGACCGCGGACCACGGGCACTATTTGGTCATCGAAGCCCCCGAAACGATCGCCGCGGCGGGAGCCGACAAAGTCGGCAAATCAGAAAAATGA
- a CDS encoding MFS transporter, translated as MAWRFPFFYGYVMLPVAMLVQICTSPGQTFAVSAFMPALRDDLGMSDSRLSLAYMLGTFFAAFPLSGVGPLADRFGLRGVTLLAVVALAGTCLAASTVSGFWGLLAVFLMLRFLGQGSLTLLGSNSIAMWFRSRLGRVSAVMSIGTALAFAWVPSWISQSIDAYGWRQTYVRMAALIAMVMVPVLLLVFVNRPEDIGQNVDGRIDRGPGTAGGPPGQGAADGHRKADVDANHGDAPEQSVVTTPEDAWTLAEASRTTAFPILAACNALWALVGTGVLFHLYTLCADRGMPDALPSDLFKALGLSMLAMQLVGGVLADFVPLHRLLGIGMVALNLSVGCLIGWNSVPGYYAFAVCFGGGQGLLIAVGVVVWVRYFGRLHLGKIRGTVWCLTVAGSGCGPFLMGISRDQTGSFQAAIWGFLALLSPLMVAAWFATRPRLISPAV; from the coding sequence GTGGCCTGGCGATTTCCGTTTTTCTATGGCTACGTGATGCTGCCCGTGGCGATGTTGGTGCAAATCTGTACAAGCCCTGGGCAAACCTTTGCCGTCAGTGCGTTCATGCCCGCGCTTCGCGACGATTTGGGAATGTCCGACAGTCGGTTATCGCTGGCATACATGTTGGGAACTTTCTTCGCCGCCTTTCCATTGTCCGGGGTGGGCCCATTGGCGGATCGGTTCGGTCTGCGAGGCGTGACACTATTGGCGGTCGTGGCTTTGGCGGGCACCTGTTTGGCCGCTTCGACGGTGTCGGGGTTTTGGGGCCTACTGGCGGTGTTTCTGATGTTGCGATTCCTGGGACAAGGATCGCTGACGTTGTTGGGCAGCAACAGTATCGCAATGTGGTTTCGCAGCCGCTTGGGGCGGGTGTCTGCGGTGATGAGCATCGGGACCGCGTTGGCATTCGCCTGGGTACCGTCTTGGATTTCCCAGTCCATTGATGCCTATGGGTGGCGTCAAACCTACGTCCGCATGGCCGCGTTGATCGCGATGGTAATGGTGCCCGTCTTGCTGTTGGTCTTCGTGAATCGTCCCGAGGACATCGGGCAAAACGTTGACGGCCGAATCGATCGGGGGCCCGGCACAGCGGGCGGGCCGCCTGGTCAGGGTGCAGCGGATGGTCACCGCAAGGCGGATGTCGACGCGAATCATGGCGATGCACCCGAGCAGTCGGTTGTGACGACGCCAGAAGATGCCTGGACCCTTGCGGAAGCATCGCGAACGACCGCTTTTCCGATTTTGGCCGCCTGCAATGCGTTGTGGGCATTGGTGGGCACCGGGGTCCTGTTTCACTTGTACACGTTGTGTGCCGATCGAGGCATGCCGGACGCGTTGCCGTCGGATCTATTCAAGGCATTGGGGCTGTCGATGCTGGCGATGCAGTTGGTGGGCGGAGTGCTGGCGGATTTTGTGCCGCTTCATCGCTTGCTGGGGATTGGCATGGTGGCACTCAACTTGTCGGTCGGCTGCTTGATCGGTTGGAATTCCGTACCGGGCTACTATGCGTTTGCCGTCTGTTTCGGTGGTGGTCAGGGGCTGTTGATTGCCGTCGGCGTGGTCGTGTGGGTGCGTTATTTCGGACGCCTGCACTTGGGGAAGATCCGCGGGACGGTTTGGTGTCTGACCGTGGCCGGCAGCGGTTGTGGGCCGTTTTTGATGGGAATCTCGCGCGACCAGACCGGCAGTTTTCAGGCAGCGATTTGGGGATTCCTGGCCTTGTTGTCGCCGTTGATGGTCGCCGCCTGGTTTGCGACACGGCCACGCCTTATCAGCCCGGCGGTTTGA
- the aroH gene encoding chorismate mutase — protein MTVCRGVRGAITVQQDTRDEVLSATRQLLALMIRRNGIDAADVASAIFTVTRDIESEFPALAARQLGWLEVPLLCGYEVSVEGSLPRCIRVLIHWNTDLPQADINHVYVRDAVRLRPDLNVLPPVDFEELERWISEHLCEDQSTAKSFPASQDPAAPGSDVKGASGA, from the coding sequence ATGACTGTTTGCCGTGGAGTCCGAGGGGCGATTACGGTCCAGCAGGACACTCGTGACGAGGTCCTGTCGGCGACCCGCCAGTTGTTGGCGCTAATGATCCGACGCAACGGCATCGATGCGGCCGACGTCGCCAGCGCCATTTTCACGGTCACACGCGATATCGAAAGTGAGTTTCCCGCGCTGGCGGCGCGACAGTTGGGATGGCTGGAAGTGCCACTATTGTGCGGTTACGAAGTTTCCGTCGAAGGTTCGCTGCCGCGGTGCATTCGCGTGCTGATTCATTGGAACACCGACCTGCCGCAAGCCGACATCAACCACGTTTACGTCCGCGATGCGGTCCGGCTGCGTCCCGATTTAAATGTTTTGCCGCCGGTGGACTTCGAAGAACTGGAAAGGTGGATCAGCGAACACCTGTGTGAAGACCAGTCGACGGCCAAGAGTTTTCCAGCATCTCAGGATCCCGCGGCCCCCGGAAGCGACGTGAAGGGAGCATCCGGTGCCTAG
- a CDS encoding MGH1-like glycoside hydrolase domain-containing protein, protein MNQSPTSTTVEHQRLSENESRQKNWKRWGPYLSERQWGTVREDYSAGGDAWDDFTHDQSRSRAYRWGEDGLLGFSDRQCRLCFALALWNGNDSILKERLYGLTGPQGNHGEDVKEVYYYLDSTPTHSYCKASYRYPHAAYPYELLQTQNAQRTLDEGEYELHHTGVFDDDRFFDVQAEYAKAGPDDIMVRITITNHGPEAHPIWVLPTLWFRNTWVWGCRHEGCSLKPRIEKVDGNAVRTQHEFLQPFRCEFGDHPDGDQVPLLFTENETNQEFLFGEENFTPYVKDAFHRYVIDGQTDAVQPRHHGTKVAGMYAMTIPAGQSKQFTVRLYDPAVAGADSVSVPETFDRRVDEANAFYDAVLPGGLGDDERSVCRQAYAGLLWSKQFYHYIVNDWLKGDRDVAVPPAQRLSGRNSRWRHLYARDILSMPDKWEYPWFAAWDLAFHMIPMARIDPEFAKRQLTVMLREWYMHPNGQIPAYEYYFDDVNPPVHAWACLRVYQETVRQGCPDRAFLATSFQRLLMNFTWWVNQVDDNGDNVFAGGFLGLDNIGVFDRSKGLPHGTQLEQADGTAWMAFYCGTMLSISLELARDDDSYAELASKFLDHFIRIIDAINTIDGDGLWDEEDQFYYDSLHVDGRQVALKVRSLVGLIPLIAVQIIDQGLVEQLPVFKDKLDWFLKYRHHLAKNIHWASEGCSGESMMLSIASKERLQAVVDVMMKETEFLSDFGIRSLSRCHAQRPFELELRGETHRVAYVPGESDSWMFGGNSNWRGPVWLPVNYLLIEALRRYHQFYGDQIQIDAPDGSGTKMNLCQAADEINRRLTRLVLRPDDGAVRPSMAGNVPSGENPLWNDTLLFYEYFHGDTGQGLGASHQTGWTSLVATCLERAAMASQP, encoded by the coding sequence ATGAATCAATCGCCGACATCGACGACCGTTGAACACCAGCGGCTGAGTGAGAATGAATCCCGCCAAAAGAATTGGAAACGCTGGGGGCCCTACTTATCCGAACGCCAGTGGGGCACCGTTCGCGAAGACTATTCGGCCGGTGGCGATGCCTGGGACGATTTCACGCATGACCAGTCACGCAGCCGCGCCTACCGTTGGGGGGAAGACGGGCTGCTGGGATTTTCCGACCGACAATGCCGACTGTGTTTTGCTCTGGCGCTTTGGAATGGCAACGATTCCATTTTGAAGGAACGTCTGTACGGGCTGACCGGCCCACAGGGCAATCACGGCGAAGACGTGAAGGAGGTCTATTACTATTTGGATTCGACTCCCACCCACAGCTACTGCAAGGCATCGTATCGTTACCCCCACGCTGCGTATCCCTATGAGTTGTTGCAGACTCAAAACGCCCAGCGGACCTTGGACGAGGGAGAATACGAACTTCACCATACCGGGGTGTTTGATGACGACCGCTTTTTTGATGTCCAGGCCGAATACGCCAAGGCCGGCCCGGACGACATCATGGTTCGCATCACCATTACCAATCATGGCCCCGAGGCGCATCCGATTTGGGTGCTGCCCACGTTGTGGTTTCGCAATACATGGGTTTGGGGATGCCGTCACGAAGGCTGTTCGTTGAAGCCGCGTATTGAAAAGGTCGATGGCAACGCGGTGCGGACGCAACACGAATTCCTGCAACCATTTCGATGCGAATTCGGTGATCATCCTGATGGCGATCAGGTGCCGTTGTTGTTCACCGAGAACGAAACGAACCAAGAATTTTTGTTCGGCGAGGAAAACTTTACGCCGTATGTCAAAGACGCCTTTCATCGCTATGTGATCGATGGCCAAACCGACGCAGTGCAGCCGCGTCACCATGGCACGAAGGTCGCCGGTATGTACGCGATGACGATTCCCGCCGGACAGTCCAAACAATTCACCGTGCGGTTGTACGATCCGGCCGTCGCCGGTGCGGATTCCGTTTCAGTGCCAGAAACCTTTGACCGTCGTGTCGATGAAGCGAACGCATTTTATGACGCGGTTCTGCCCGGCGGCTTGGGGGATGACGAACGAAGCGTTTGTCGCCAGGCCTACGCAGGATTGTTGTGGAGCAAGCAGTTTTATCACTACATCGTCAACGATTGGTTGAAAGGCGATCGTGATGTTGCGGTCCCACCGGCGCAACGCCTGTCTGGTCGAAACAGCCGGTGGCGACATTTGTATGCCAGAGACATTTTGTCGATGCCCGACAAGTGGGAATACCCTTGGTTCGCCGCTTGGGACTTGGCGTTTCATATGATTCCGATGGCTCGGATCGACCCCGAGTTCGCCAAGCGTCAGCTGACGGTGATGCTGAGAGAATGGTACATGCACCCCAACGGCCAGATCCCGGCCTATGAATACTATTTCGATGACGTGAACCCGCCGGTGCATGCTTGGGCGTGTTTGCGGGTCTATCAGGAAACCGTTCGGCAGGGATGTCCCGATCGTGCCTTTTTGGCGACGTCGTTCCAGCGTCTGTTGATGAACTTCACTTGGTGGGTGAACCAAGTCGATGACAACGGCGACAACGTGTTTGCCGGTGGCTTTTTGGGGCTGGACAACATCGGCGTCTTTGACCGCAGCAAAGGGTTGCCCCACGGGACCCAATTGGAACAAGCTGATGGAACCGCATGGATGGCGTTCTACTGTGGAACGATGTTGTCGATCAGCTTGGAATTGGCACGTGACGATGATTCGTATGCCGAACTGGCATCCAAATTTTTGGATCACTTCATCCGCATCATCGACGCGATCAATACGATTGACGGCGACGGTCTATGGGACGAAGAGGACCAATTTTACTACGACAGTCTGCATGTGGATGGGCGTCAGGTTGCGCTGAAAGTTCGGTCACTGGTCGGACTGATTCCGCTGATCGCGGTGCAGATCATTGATCAGGGGCTGGTCGAACAGTTGCCCGTGTTCAAGGACAAGCTGGATTGGTTTTTGAAATACCGTCATCACTTGGCAAAGAACATTCACTGGGCCAGTGAAGGCTGCAGTGGCGAGTCAATGATGTTGTCCATCGCGTCAAAAGAGCGACTGCAAGCGGTCGTTGATGTGATGATGAAGGAAACGGAGTTTCTGTCGGATTTCGGCATCCGTTCGCTGTCACGATGCCACGCCCAGCGGCCGTTCGAGTTGGAACTGCGTGGCGAAACGCATCGGGTCGCCTATGTGCCCGGTGAATCGGACAGTTGGATGTTTGGCGGAAATTCCAACTGGCGAGGCCCCGTTTGGTTGCCGGTCAACTATTTGTTGATCGAAGCCTTGCGGCGGTATCACCAGTTTTACGGTGACCAGATTCAAATCGATGCGCCGGACGGGTCGGGGACCAAAATGAACCTTTGCCAGGCGGCCGACGAGATCAACCGGCGTCTGACGCGACTGGTTCTGCGTCCGGACGACGGGGCGGTTCGGCCATCAATGGCGGGCAACGTGCCGAGCGGAGAAAACCCGCTCTGGAACGACACGTTGTTGTTCTACGAATACTTCCACGGCGATACCGGTCAGGGGCTGGGGGCCAGCCACCAGACCGGTTGGACGTCATTGGTGGCGACCTGTTTGGAACGCGCCGCGATGGCAAGCCAACCGTAG
- the rnc gene encoding ribonuclease III → MNSPDQLLGPESTSVHLIDDADAGDQDAKIRRCQDIIDYQFSDETLLRAALTHASGASNRLASNERLEFLGDAVLGLMVCEWLFEEYPEYNEGDLTKIKSAVVSRRSCGRVACRLGLDRCLIVGRGVTRNRSYPRSLVSDVFESVIAAIYLDGGRDAIRDRIREWLQDEVDAAVESQGASNYKSSLQQHAQRDLANTPVYQLVRETGPDHRKAFLISAVIGEQSFTPAWGNNKKDAEQRAAANALAELREEPLPYPSGAAGESSSETSV, encoded by the coding sequence GTGAACTCTCCGGACCAGTTGCTGGGTCCTGAATCCACGTCCGTACATCTGATTGATGACGCGGATGCGGGTGACCAGGACGCAAAAATCCGTCGCTGCCAAGACATCATCGATTATCAGTTCTCCGACGAAACGCTGCTGCGTGCGGCGCTGACTCATGCGTCGGGAGCGTCCAACCGCTTGGCCAGCAATGAACGCTTGGAATTTTTGGGGGATGCCGTGCTGGGCCTGATGGTCTGCGAATGGCTCTTCGAAGAATACCCCGAGTACAACGAAGGCGATTTGACGAAGATCAAATCGGCCGTTGTCAGCCGGCGTTCCTGTGGCCGTGTGGCCTGTCGCTTGGGCCTGGATCGATGCCTGATTGTCGGTCGCGGCGTGACACGAAACCGCAGCTACCCCCGGTCGTTGGTCAGCGACGTTTTTGAATCGGTCATTGCCGCGATCTATCTGGACGGCGGGCGGGATGCGATCCGCGATCGCATTCGCGAATGGCTACAGGACGAAGTCGACGCGGCGGTCGAAAGCCAAGGGGCCAGTAACTACAAATCGTCGCTGCAGCAGCACGCCCAACGTGATCTGGCCAACACTCCGGTGTATCAGCTGGTTCGCGAAACTGGCCCAGACCATCGCAAGGCGTTTTTGATCTCTGCGGTCATCGGTGAACAATCCTTCACGCCTGCGTGGGGTAACAACAAGAAAGACGCCGAACAACGCGCCGCGGCGAACGCTTTGGCCGAATTGCGTGAAGAACCACTGCCGTATCCCAGCGGTGCAGCCGGCGAATCGTCTTCCGAAACCTCGGTTTGA
- a CDS encoding TetR/AcrR family transcriptional regulator translates to MDILTPKQIEIRQRESRILAAALPMIRRGGVSAVSMDAIAKKIRYTRGTVYNHFPNKEDIVLSLAARASARRVELFKYGVTLGKASREKIAAIGIACEVYVHELPDDFSVEQVIRHDSVWQKTSAGRREVLMQCENECIGVVGSVIETAIEQGDLQLPRGKQVAQIVMGLWSLTYGGHVLAATSPSLSEIGIHDPDQAIRRNCNAMLDGIGWQPLFDSSRYNRYVKRILPLMRQKADELKRQTGLATSTET, encoded by the coding sequence ATGGATATCTTGACCCCCAAGCAGATCGAAATCCGTCAGCGTGAATCTCGGATTTTGGCGGCCGCCCTGCCGATGATCCGACGCGGCGGTGTGTCGGCGGTCAGCATGGACGCGATTGCCAAAAAGATTCGTTACACCCGCGGTACGGTTTACAACCACTTCCCCAACAAAGAAGACATCGTCTTGTCGTTGGCGGCGCGTGCTTCGGCACGGCGGGTCGAACTGTTCAAGTATGGGGTCACGTTGGGCAAGGCATCGCGGGAGAAGATCGCCGCGATCGGGATCGCTTGTGAAGTCTACGTTCACGAATTGCCCGACGATTTTTCGGTCGAACAGGTGATCCGTCACGACAGCGTTTGGCAAAAGACGTCGGCTGGGCGACGCGAAGTCTTGATGCAATGTGAAAACGAATGCATCGGTGTGGTCGGATCCGTTATCGAAACGGCGATCGAACAAGGCGATTTGCAATTGCCACGTGGAAAGCAGGTGGCGCAGATCGTCATGGGGTTATGGTCGCTGACCTATGGCGGTCACGTCCTGGCGGCGACCAGTCCGTCGCTTAGCGAAATCGGGATTCACGATCCCGATCAGGCAATTCGTCGTAATTGCAATGCGATGCTTGACGGAATCGGTTGGCAACCCTTGTTCGATTCGTCGCGATACAACCGGTATGTCAAACGCATTTTGCCATTGATGCGTCAAAAGGCGGACGAACTGAAACGGCAAACGGGGCTTGCCACTTCCACCGAAACCTAG
- a CDS encoding efflux RND transporter periplasmic adaptor subunit: MIQKIGLLVFRPLIRLLVAASVIMTVGLVALLTAWSLSGGVVLQDVAAEPTADVASLYVDVIRVGSVKPPEQVSRYRGTVQPRRESLLAFRRSGRIDRVDVHEGDTVRRGDELAMLDVSDLKAERDSLQAQLDVAVAKHAEAVAGPRRQTIAAAAAEVDRLRAEVSAAQSRWQREQVLRSRGAGSDQSFDDAKFAVQRLQAALESATAAHEELAEGTRIEQVQQAKANIDIANAMLQRIDVDLKDSRILAPFDGSIALRQVDEGTIVGADQPVFRLIESPPLEARFGLPPETVSTLAVGQTLQTEIDGRRHSATVLRIHPSLDVDTRTQRIDVRFDAADEVLVGQAVTLLIAMSQASGHPSSVRFWVPTTALVRGSRGLWSVFAAVGNPATKFDDPRPPVDRVAGSTKARTRDVQIVPSTIERRDVRVLSTDGPWCEVTGMLHHGDWIVGRGTHRVGPGTRVMAKRKLPLRDPDDSSTKPPKASVSETTVSDDSGREGSARCDRSTRSVPTSGDDA, encoded by the coding sequence ATGATCCAAAAAATTGGATTGCTGGTGTTTCGACCATTGATTCGCCTGCTGGTTGCCGCGTCGGTCATCATGACCGTTGGCTTGGTCGCGTTATTGACTGCGTGGTCATTGTCGGGCGGCGTTGTGTTGCAAGACGTTGCAGCGGAGCCCACGGCGGATGTTGCTTCGTTATACGTCGATGTGATCCGTGTCGGTTCGGTAAAGCCGCCTGAACAGGTATCGCGGTACCGGGGAACCGTCCAGCCGCGTCGTGAAAGCTTGTTGGCATTTCGGCGTAGCGGGCGAATCGACCGCGTCGACGTCCATGAAGGAGACACGGTTCGCCGGGGCGACGAATTGGCGATGTTGGACGTGTCGGATTTGAAAGCCGAGCGGGATAGCTTGCAGGCACAGCTAGACGTTGCGGTCGCCAAGCATGCCGAAGCCGTCGCCGGACCGCGACGCCAGACGATCGCCGCGGCCGCTGCGGAGGTGGATCGGTTGCGTGCGGAAGTTTCCGCGGCACAGTCTCGTTGGCAACGGGAACAAGTCTTGCGATCCCGTGGTGCCGGTAGCGATCAGAGTTTCGATGATGCGAAATTCGCCGTTCAGCGTTTGCAAGCCGCGTTGGAATCCGCGACGGCGGCCCACGAAGAACTGGCCGAAGGAACACGCATCGAACAGGTTCAGCAAGCCAAAGCAAACATCGATATTGCCAACGCGATGCTGCAGCGAATCGACGTCGATTTGAAAGACAGTCGCATTTTGGCTCCGTTTGACGGTTCGATCGCGCTGCGTCAGGTCGACGAAGGGACGATCGTTGGAGCCGATCAGCCCGTGTTCCGACTGATCGAATCGCCGCCGTTGGAAGCCCGCTTTGGACTGCCCCCGGAAACCGTGTCAACGCTGGCGGTTGGGCAGACGTTGCAAACGGAAATCGACGGTCGACGTCACTCGGCAACGGTTTTGCGAATCCATCCATCATTGGATGTGGACACCCGGACGCAACGAATCGATGTCCGTTTTGACGCGGCCGATGAGGTTTTGGTCGGTCAAGCAGTCACGTTGTTGATCGCCATGTCGCAGGCGTCTGGACATCCTTCTTCCGTTCGGTTTTGGGTCCCAACAACGGCGCTCGTTCGCGGATCCCGTGGTTTGTGGTCCGTGTTCGCAGCGGTGGGAAACCCCGCCACAAAATTCGATGACCCTCGACCGCCGGTTGATCGCGTCGCCGGATCGACGAAGGCCCGAACACGTGATGTCCAGATCGTTCCTAGTACGATCGAGCGCCGGGATGTGCGTGTCCTGTCGACCGATGGTCCGTGGTGCGAGGTCACCGGAATGCTTCATCATGGTGATTGGATCGTCGGTCGGGGGACACATCGCGTGGGGCCGGGGACACGCGTCATGGCGAAACGAAAGTTGCCGCTGCGTGATCCAGATGATTCGTCAACCAAGCCGCCGAAAGCCAGTGTTTCCGAAACCACTGTTTCGGACGACAGCGGGCGGGAGGGTTCCGCACGATGCGATCGATCCACGCGGTCGGTGCCGACATCGGGAGACGACGCATGA